CGCGACCAGCGCTGGGGTCGCGTGGCCGAAACCTCCGGCGAAGACGTGCATCTGTCCTGCGAATTCGCCGCCGCCCGCGTGCGCGGCTTCCAAGGCGCCGACCTGACCGCGCCCGATTCGCTGCTGACCACGCCGAAGCATTTCGCCGCCTACGGCGCGATCTCCGCCGGCCTGGACTACAACTTCGTGGACATGGCGCCGCAGACCCTGCGCGATGTGCACCTGCCGCCGTTCAAGGCGGCGCTCGACGCCGGCGCGCTGACGCTGATGAGTTCGTTCAACGACATCAACGGCGTGCCGGCCTCGGCGAATCGCGAACTGCTGACCGACATCCTGCGCGGTGAGTGGAAGTTCAAGGGTTTTGTCGTTTCCGACTACACCTCGGACCTGGAATTGATCGCCCACGGCTATGCGGCCGACGAGGCCGATGCTGCGCAGAAGGCCCTGTCGGCCGGCCTGGACATGAGCCTGCAGAGCGGCGTCTACGCCAATCACGTGGCTGCCCTGGTCGAGCAGGGCCGGCTGTCGCTGGCCGAGGTCGACGGGGCCGTGCGTCGCGTGCTGCACGTCAAGGCGGCCGCTGGGCTGTTCGACGATCCGTACCGCTGCCTGGATGCCGCCCGTGAAGCGGACCAGTCGCACCTCCCGGCGCACGATGCGCTGGCGCGCGACTGCGCGCGCCGCTCCATCGTCCTGCTGAAGAACGAAGGCGACGTGCTGCCGCTGAAGAAGGCCGGCCAGCGCATCGCGCTGATCGGGCCGTTCGCGCAGGACACCGCCAACCTCGGTGGCTGCTGGAACATCTTCGGCGATGCCTCGCGCATGGTGGATCTCGAAACCGGCCTGCGTGCAGCGCTGGACGACCCGTCTTCGCTGGTGGTGGTGCCGGGCAGCGGCTTCGAGGACGCGATCGAGGGTGGCATCGACGCCGCCGTCGCGGCCGCGCGCGCGGCCGACGTCGTGCTGCTGGCGCTGGGCGAGCCGCATGAGTTCTCCGGCGAGGCGCAGTCGCGCACGCAGATCGTGATCCCCGCCGCGCAGCAGGCGCTGGCCGAGGCGGTCGCCGCCACCGGAACACCGGTTGTTGTGGTGCTGCGCAACGGCCGCGCGCTGGCACTGGACGGCGCCGTGCGCGATGCGCAGGCGTTGCTGGTCACGTGGTTCCTCGGCACGCAGACCGGGCCGGCCGTGGCCGACGTCGTGTTCGGCGACTACAACCCGTCCGCACGCCTGCCGGTGAGCTTTCCGCAGGACGCCGGCCAGCAGCCGTATTTCTACAACCATCCCGCCACTGGCCGCCCCAACGTGCCGGGCACGCCGCGTTTCTTCCAGACGCGCTGGCGCGAAGTCACCCATGCGGCGCTGTATCCGTTCGGCCACGGCCTGACGTACACGCGCTTCGACTACGGCGTGCCGCAGCTCGATGCCGCGCAGCTGGGCTGGGACGACACCCTGACGATCCGCACGCGCATCACCAACAGCGGTGCACGCGACGGCGAGGAAGTCGTGCAGCTGTACCTGCGCGACCGTACCGCCAGCCGCGTGCGTCCGGTGCGCGAGCTGAAGCGCTTCCGCAAGATCGCGCTCGCGGCCGGCGAATCGCAGGATGTCGAGTTCACGCTGGCGCGCGCCGACCTGGAATTCCATGGCGTCGACAACCGACCTGTCGCCGAACCCGGTCTCTTCGACCTGTGGGTGGCGCCGTCCAGCGCGGCCGGCGAGGCGGTGCCGTTCGAACTGCGGGCCCGCTGAGCCGCATGGCCGCGCTTGAAACCGCGCCGCCGGTCCTCGGCGCGCGCGAACGCATCGCCACCCGCATCGCCTTCTTCATCGGCGGTTTCGCCATCTCGGCCTGGGCGCCGCTGATCCCCTTCGCCAAGCGCAAGCTCGCGCTGGACGACGGCCAACTCGGCCTGATGCTGCTGTGCCTGGGCGTGGGCTCGGTGCTGATGATGCCGTTGGCAGGCGGGTTGGCCGCACGCTTCGGTTGCCGTCGCATGATCCTGGTGGCGGGCGCGACGATCTGCCTGTGCATGCCGGCACTGATGCTCGCGCCCAGCATTCCTGTCCTCGCGCTGGTGCTGGCCGTCTTCGGCGCCAGCATGGGTGTGCTCGACGTGGTGATGAACGTGCAGGCCGTGATCGTCGAGCGCGACAGCGGCCGCGCGATGATGTCCGGCTTCCACGGCATGTACAGCGTCGGCGGCATCGCCGGTGCCGGCGGCGTGGCGGGGGCGTTGACGTTGGGCGCGTCGCCGCTGCTGGCGATCGGCGGCATGGCGATCGTCGCCGCGCTGCTGCTGGCGGCATCACGCCGCGGACTGCTGGTCGAGGGCGGCGACGGGGACCACCCGGCGTTCGTGCTGCCGCGCGGACGCGTGCTGCTGATCGGCGCCGTGTGCTTTGCGATGTTCCTCTCCGAAGGCGCGGTCCTGGACTGGAGCGCCGTCTTCCTCACGTCGATGCGCAACGCCGATCCCGCGACCGCCGGCTTCGGCTACGTCGCGTTCGCGGTGACGATGACGATCGGGCGTCTGACCGGCGACCGCATCGTGCAGGCGCTGGGTGCGTTCCGTGTTGTCGTGTGCGGCGCGCTGGTCGCGGCATCCGGGTTCGCGCTGGCGATCTTCGTGCCGTCGCCGCTGGCCGGGCTCGCGGGCTTCGCCCTGGTGGGCGCGGGCGCGGCGAATGTGGTGCCGGTGATGTTCTCGGCTGCGGGGCGCCAGCGTGGCATGCCCACGCATCTGGCGGTCGCGGCGGTCACCACGATGGGCTATGCAGGGGTGCTGTTGGGGCCGGCGGCGCTGGGCTTCATCGCCAAGGGCACCTCGCTGGCGGCGGCGCTGGGACTTCTGGTCGTGCTGCTGGTGGCCGTGTCCCTGGTCGCACGCGTCGCCACGCGCGACTGACCGGTCATGGGCGCGGTGCGCCGCGCATCATCGGGCCGCCGGGGTAGCCGCCATACGGGCCACCGTAATAGCCGCCCGGGCCGTCGTACTGGTCGACGTTGATGTTGAAGTTGAATGTACGCGGCTTGCCTTCGTCGTTGTACGTGGTCTTGCACAGGTTGAGGTTGACGCCGTTGTAGGTGCTGCGGCCGTGGCCCTTGCTGTAGCCGATGCCCGTGGTGAAGCTGCCCGACACGCCGTCGCCATCGTCATCGCCGTAGTAGACGCAGGGATCGACCGGGGCAGCGGATGCAGCGTCCTTCTTGGGACGGGCCGGCCGGGTGTCGCCATACCAGGTGCCCGGCGGATCCTTGGCGTAGGTGGCCGCCTGGGGCAGGCTGAGGTCCAGCGCTTCGGCATTGGACTGCGCCCATGCGGGGGCGATGGTGAGCAGGGCCAGCAAGGCGACGGGCAGGGTCTTCATGGGGAATCCCGGAAGCGCGGCCCGCCGGACGACGGACCTGTAGGGCAACCTAACAGCCGCGGATTGAATGCCGGCTGATGCCCGCGCCCGCGTACCGAGAACTTCACTCGGGCGAGGCGCCCAGCATGTCCAGCACGCGTTGTCCGTAGCGCTCCAGCTTGGCACCGCCGATGCCGCCCACACGCGCCAGTTCGGCCAGGGTGGTGGGCTGCTGCTCGGCGATGTTGCGCAGCGTGCTGTCGTGGAAGATGACGTAGGCCGGCACGTTCTGCTCGCGTGCCAGTTGCGCACGCAGGTCGCGCAGCGCCTGGAAGCGCGGCAGGTCGGCGGCCTGCACCGGCACGCCGCTGCGCGGGGTGCGGTCGCGCTCGCGGCGTTCGCGCTGTTCCTTGCGCAACTGCAGGCGGCGCTCGCCGCGCAGCACCGCGCGGCTGCCCTCGGTCAGGCGCAGGCTGCCGAATTCGGCCTCCACTTCCAACAAGCCGCAGGCCACCAGCTGGCGGAACACGCTGCGCCACGTGGTGGCGTCCAGGTCCTTGCCGATGCCGTACGTGGTCAGGTGCTCGTGGCCGCACTGGCGGATGCGCTCGCTCTCGCTGCCGCGCAGGACGTCGATCACGTGGTTCACGCCGAAGCGCTGGCCGCTGCGGTACACGCAGCTCAGCGCCTTCTGCGCGGCTTCGGTCGCATCCCAGGTCTCCGCCGGGCTCAGGCAGTTGTCGCAGTTGCCGCAGTCGTGCGGATACACCTCGCCGAAGCCGGCCAGGAGCACCTGCCGACGGCACTGGGTGGACTCGCAGTAGCCCAGCAACTGGTCCAGCTTGCGGCGTTCCAGGCGCTTGCGTTCCTCGCCGGCCTCGCCCTGTTCGATCATCTGCTTCAGCAGCACGACATCGCCCAACCCGTAGCAGAGCCAGGCCTCGGCCGCTTCCCCGTCGCGACCGGCACGGCCGGTTTCCTGGTAGTAGCCCTCCATCGACTTGGGCAGGTCCACGTGGGCGACGAAGCGGACGTCGGGCTTGTCGATGCCCATGCCGAAGGCGATGGTCGCCACCATGACGATGCCGTCCTCGCGGAGGAAGCGCCGCTGGTTGCGCGCGCGCACCTCGGCGTCCAGCCCGGCGTGGTAGGGCAGGGCGTTGAAGCCCTGTTCCGCCAGGTAGTCGGCGAACTGCTCGACCCGCTTGCGCGACAGGCAGTAGACGATGCCGGCCTCGCCGCGATGCTTGCGCAGCATGTCGCGCAGCTGCTGCCGCGCGTTGTCCTTCTGCACCACGGTGTAGCGGATGTTGGGGCGGTCGAAGGAGCTGACGAAGCGCTGCGCCTCCTCCAGGTTCAGGCGCTCGGCGATCTCGCGCTGGGTGGGCGGGTCGGCGGTCGCGGTCAGGGCGATGCGCGGCACGTCCGGCCAGCGCTCGTGCAGCAGGGTCAGTTCCAGGTATTCGCGGCGGAAGTCGTGGCCCCACGCCGACACGCAATGCGCTTCGTCGATGGCGAACAGGGCGATCCGGCTGCGGTCCAGCAACGACAGGAAGCGGCCGGTCAGCAGTCGTTCCGGCGCCACGTACAGCAGGTCGAGTTCGCCGCGCAGCAGGGCCTGTTCCACCTGGGCGGCTTCGTCGGCGGCCAGCGAGGAGTTCAGGAACGCCGCGCGCACGCCCAACTGGCGCAGCGCATCCACCTGGTCCTGCATCAGGGCGATCAGCGGCGAGACGACGATGCCGGTGCCCTCGCGCAGCAGCGCGGGCACCTGGTAGCACAGCGACTTGCCGGCGCCCGTGGGCATCAAGACCAGGGCATCGTGGCCGGCGGCGAGGTGTTCGACGATGGCCTGCTGGTGGCCACGGAAGGCGCTGTAACCGAAGACGCGCTGCAGCGTTTCAAGTGCGGGGGACGACATGCGTACAGGATACCGCGGCGGGCGGCGGCGGCCCTGCGCCGCTGGCGCATGGCGGGGTGGGAAATCACTGACCTGAAACGCGGACGCCCGGCCGAAGCCGGGCGTCCAGGGCACCGCCGGGCGGGCTTACTGTAGCAGCGAGCGCAGCATCCAGGCGTACTTCTCGTGGGTCTGCAGGCGCTGGGTCAGCAGGTCCACGGACGGGTCGTCGCCGGCGTCGTCGGCCACCTTGAGCACCCTGCGCGCGGTGCGGCAGACCGCTTCGTTGCCGACGGTCAGCTGGCGGACCATCTCGCGCCAGTCGGCGCTGTCGGTCAGGCCGGGCTCTTCCGGGATCGAGGTCAGGCTGACGAACTCGCGGTAGGAGCCGGGCGCGTTGTAGCCCAGCGCACGGATGCGCTCGGCGACCTCGTCCAGCGCGGTCCACTGCTCGGTGTACTGGGCTTCGAACATGTTGTGCAGCGAGTTGAACATCGCGCCGGTCACGTTCCAATGGAAGTTGTGGGTCTTCAGGTACAGCGTGTACGCATCGGCCAGGTAGCGCGAAAGGCCGTCCGCGATCTTCTTGCGGTCGCCGGTGCTGATCCCGATATCGATGTTGGGCGCGGTCGGCGCCGACGGGATGGGCGCGGTGACGGCCGGGGCCTTGGCCGGCTTGGACTTCGTCTTGGCCATGCGGATTCTCCTGAGGGTGGGTTGAGACGGCACAATAGACACACTAGAACATGTGGCGTGAGCAAAAAGTTTCAACCGCTTGCTGAAGAATGAATATCCCTCGTGACCCGTCCCCGCCTCCTCCCGACCGCGCTGCCCTCGAGCAGGGCCGGCGTGCGCTCGATGGCGCGCTGAGCCGGGACCGCGGCCGCCTGCACGGCCTGTGGTCGCGCTGGCAGGGCAAGCCGGGCGACGCGGGCGCACGGCAGGCGTTCGAACAGGCCCTGGACGCCTCGGTCGCCACCCGCGAACGGCGCCGGTCCACGGTGCCGGAAGTGACGCTCGACGACAGCCTGCCCATCGCGCGCGAAGGCGAGCGCATCGTCGAGCTGATCCGCAACCACCAGGTGGTGGTGATCGCCGGCGAGACCGGGTCCGGCAAGACCACCCAGCTGCCCAAGCTGTGCCTGGCGGCCGGGCGCGGCGTGGCCGGCATGATCGGCTGCACCCAGCCGCGCCGCATCGCCGCACGCGCGGTGGCGCGCCGCGTGGCCGAGGAACTGAAGACCGAAGTGGGCCGCGGCGTCGGCTTCCAGGTCCGCTTCAACGACCAGGTGGGCGAAGACACCCACATCAAGTTCATGACCGACGGCATCCTGCTGGCGGAGATCGCCAGCGACCGCTGGCTGTCGGCCTACGACACGATCATCGTCGACGAAGCGCACGAGCGCAGCCTCAACATCGACTTCCTGCTCGGCTACCTGAAGCAGCTGTTGCGCAAGCGCCACGACCTGAAGGTCATCGTGACCTCGGCCACCATCGATACCGAACGCTTCGCCCGGCATTTCGACGACGCGCCGGTGATCAGCGTCGAGGGGCGGACCTTCCCGGTGGAGGTCCGCTACCGCGCGCTGGAAGGCGAGGGCGAGCAGGAAGGCGAGCGCACCGTCAACGATGCGATCGTGGCGGCGGTGGACGAGATCACCCGGCTGGACGCGCGCGGCGACGTGCTGGTCTTCCTGCCCGGCGAACGCGAGATCCGCGACGCGCACCAGGCGCTGGAGCGGCGCAAGTACCGCCAGACGGACGTGCTGCCGCTGTACGCGCGCCTGTCCAACCAGGACCAGGACCGGGTGTTCAACCCGGGGCCGAACCGGCGCATCGTGCTGGCGACCAACGTGGCCGAGACCTCGCTGACGGTGCCGCGCATCCGCTACGTGATCGATCCCGGGTTCGCGCGCGTCAAGCGCTACAGCCCGCGCAACAAGCTCGACCGCCTGCACATCGAGCCGATCTCGCAGGCCAGCGCCAACCAGCGCAAGGGCCGCTGCGGACGCATAGCCGAGGGCATCTGTTATCGCCTGTATGCCGAAGCCGATTTCCAGGCGCGCGCCGAATTCACCGATCCGGAGATCCGCCGCTCCAGCCTGGGCGGAGTGATCCTGCGCATGCTGCAGTTGGGCCTGGGCCGGATCGAGGACTTCCCGTTCCTGGAGGCGCCCGACGAACGTGCGATTGCCGATGGCTGGCAGCAGCTGACCGAACTCGGTGCGATCGACAGCGAGCGGCGCATGACCGCCATCGGCAAGCAGATGGCGCGGCTGCCGGTGGACGTGAAGCTGGCGCGCATGCTGGTCGCGGCGCAGGCCGCGGGCTGCCTGCGGCCGATGCTGGTGATCGCCTCGTTCCTCGGCATCCAGGACCCGCGCGAGCGCCCGGCCGATGCGCGCGGCGCGGCCGACGCCGCGCACGCGCAGTTCGCCGATGGCCGCTCCGAATTCGTCGGCGTGCTGCGCCTGTGGGACGCCTACCGGCAGGCGCACGAAGACCTCACCCAGTCGAAATTGCGCGACTGGTGCGGCCGTCACTTCCTCGGGTTCCTGCGCATGCGCGAGTGGCGCGAGCTGCATCGACAGCTGCGCCTGCTGTGCGAGGAACTGGGTTGGAAGGAAGAAGACGCCGAGGCCTCGATGGCGCCCTTGCTGGCCGGCAGCAGCGCGCCGCCGGCCGCGCGCGATGATGCGGCCGCTGCAAAGGCCACCCGCGGCCAACTCCACCGCGCCGCGCGCCTGGCACGCGAAGGGAAGGCTGATGCCGCAGCGGCGCCCGTCCCCGTACGCGCTCAGGAGGACCGGGTGCCGGCCGCTGGCGGCTACAGCGAACGCGCGCGCGCCAGCGCCTACCAGACCCTGCACCGCGCGCTGATCGCGGGCCTGCCGACGCAGATCGGCCATCGCACCGACAAGGGCGATTTCCAGGCGCCGCGGCAGCGCCGCTTCCTGCCGTTCCCCGGCTCGGCGTTGTCAAAGCGACCACCACCGTGGCTGCTGGCGGCCAACCTGCTGGATACGCAGAAGGTGTGGGGTATGACCCTCGCGGCGATCGAGCCGGACTGGGTGATCGCCGAAATCCCGCACCTGCTGCTGCGCAAGCACTTCGATCCGCACTGGTCGCGCGCGCAGGGGCAGGTGCTGGCCTCGGAGCAGATCAGCCTGTTCGGGCTGGTGCTGGCGCCGAAGAAACCCGTGCACTACGGCCGCATCGAACCGGTCGAAGCGCACGACATCTTCGTGCGCCAGGGCCTGGTCAGCGGCGAGATCAACACCCGCGCCGGTTTCGTCGCCGACAACCTGAAGACCCTCGAGCAGGCCCGCGAGGAAGAAGCCAAGCTGCGCCGGGCCGGCCTGGTCGCGGACGAGGACTGGCAGGCGCGCTGGTACCTGGATCGCGTGCCGTCGGACCTCCACTCGGCCGCCGGGCTGGATGCCTGGTGGAAGACGCTGCCAGCCGACAAGCGCCGTGCGTTGCACTGGTCGCTGACCGACCTGTTGCCCGGCGAGGGCAGTGAAGAGGATCGCTACCCCAAGTACTTCGCGCTCGGCGATGCGCGCCTGCCGCTGCATTACCGTTTCGAGCCGGGTGCGGTGGACGACGGCGTGACGCTCGAGGTGCCCCTGCATCTGCTCAACGCGCTGGATCCTGCGCGCCTGTCGTGGCTGGCGCCGGGGTTCGTCGCCGACAAGGCCTCGGGACTGATCCGCAGTCTGCCCAAGGCGATGCGACGCAACTATGTGCCGGCGCCGGACTTCGGCCGTGCGTTCTTCGAGGCGTTCCCGAAGCCGACCGCCGACGACGTGCGCGGCGAGCTCGCCCGCTTCCTGTCGCGGGCGACGGGCGTGGCGGTGGCCGCACTCGATTTCGATGACGCCGCACTGGAGCCGCACCTGCGCATGAACCTGCGGCTGCGCGAAGACCCGCGAGGCGGTGGCGAGGGCCGCGTACTGGCCGAATCGCGCGACCTCGATGCCTTGCGCGCCCGCTTCGGCGCGAAGGCAGGGGAGGCCTTCGCCGCACGTGCGGGGCGCGCGATGGCGGCGAACGGCCTGCGTGAATTCCCTGCGCAGGCCATCCCGCATGAAGTTCCTGGCGAGGCCGGCGTGCCCGCCTATCCGGCGCTGCGGGACGAGGGCGATACGGTGGCATTGCAGGTGTTCGCCGACCGCGCCGAGGCGGACGCGGCGCATCCGCGCGGTG
This genomic stretch from Pseudoxanthomonas sp. CF385 harbors:
- the bglX gene encoding beta-glucosidase BglX, with product MPHQRRIEGLIAEMTLEEKIGQLGAFADALRPFAFEVNPETFARDAEQVRQQIRAGRVGALFNGVGAAEGREAQRIAVEESRLGIPLLLGADVIHGMRTVFPIPLGEAASFEPDLAERTARATAKEATAAGIHWTFAPMVDIARDQRWGRVAETSGEDVHLSCEFAAARVRGFQGADLTAPDSLLTTPKHFAAYGAISAGLDYNFVDMAPQTLRDVHLPPFKAALDAGALTLMSSFNDINGVPASANRELLTDILRGEWKFKGFVVSDYTSDLELIAHGYAADEADAAQKALSAGLDMSLQSGVYANHVAALVEQGRLSLAEVDGAVRRVLHVKAAAGLFDDPYRCLDAAREADQSHLPAHDALARDCARRSIVLLKNEGDVLPLKKAGQRIALIGPFAQDTANLGGCWNIFGDASRMVDLETGLRAALDDPSSLVVVPGSGFEDAIEGGIDAAVAAARAADVVLLALGEPHEFSGEAQSRTQIVIPAAQQALAEAVAATGTPVVVVLRNGRALALDGAVRDAQALLVTWFLGTQTGPAVADVVFGDYNPSARLPVSFPQDAGQQPYFYNHPATGRPNVPGTPRFFQTRWREVTHAALYPFGHGLTYTRFDYGVPQLDAAQLGWDDTLTIRTRITNSGARDGEEVVQLYLRDRTASRVRPVRELKRFRKIALAAGESQDVEFTLARADLEFHGVDNRPVAEPGLFDLWVAPSSAAGEAVPFELRAR
- a CDS encoding MFS transporter, encoding MAALETAPPVLGARERIATRIAFFIGGFAISAWAPLIPFAKRKLALDDGQLGLMLLCLGVGSVLMMPLAGGLAARFGCRRMILVAGATICLCMPALMLAPSIPVLALVLAVFGASMGVLDVVMNVQAVIVERDSGRAMMSGFHGMYSVGGIAGAGGVAGALTLGASPLLAIGGMAIVAALLLAASRRGLLVEGGDGDHPAFVLPRGRVLLIGAVCFAMFLSEGAVLDWSAVFLTSMRNADPATAGFGYVAFAVTMTIGRLTGDRIVQALGAFRVVVCGALVAASGFALAIFVPSPLAGLAGFALVGAGAANVVPVMFSAAGRQRGMPTHLAVAAVTTMGYAGVLLGPAALGFIAKGTSLAAALGLLVVLLVAVSLVARVATRD
- the recQ gene encoding DNA helicase RecQ — protein: MSSPALETLQRVFGYSAFRGHQQAIVEHLAAGHDALVLMPTGAGKSLCYQVPALLREGTGIVVSPLIALMQDQVDALRQLGVRAAFLNSSLAADEAAQVEQALLRGELDLLYVAPERLLTGRFLSLLDRSRIALFAIDEAHCVSAWGHDFRREYLELTLLHERWPDVPRIALTATADPPTQREIAERLNLEEAQRFVSSFDRPNIRYTVVQKDNARQQLRDMLRKHRGEAGIVYCLSRKRVEQFADYLAEQGFNALPYHAGLDAEVRARNQRRFLREDGIVMVATIAFGMGIDKPDVRFVAHVDLPKSMEGYYQETGRAGRDGEAAEAWLCYGLGDVVLLKQMIEQGEAGEERKRLERRKLDQLLGYCESTQCRRQVLLAGFGEVYPHDCGNCDNCLSPAETWDATEAAQKALSCVYRSGQRFGVNHVIDVLRGSESERIRQCGHEHLTTYGIGKDLDATTWRSVFRQLVACGLLEVEAEFGSLRLTEGSRAVLRGERRLQLRKEQRERRERDRTPRSGVPVQAADLPRFQALRDLRAQLAREQNVPAYVIFHDSTLRNIAEQQPTTLAELARVGGIGGAKLERYGQRVLDMLGASPE
- a CDS encoding Dps family protein, with protein sequence MAKTKSKPAKAPAVTAPIPSAPTAPNIDIGISTGDRKKIADGLSRYLADAYTLYLKTHNFHWNVTGAMFNSLHNMFEAQYTEQWTALDEVAERIRALGYNAPGSYREFVSLTSIPEEPGLTDSADWREMVRQLTVGNEAVCRTARRVLKVADDAGDDPSVDLLTQRLQTHEKYAWMLRSLLQ
- the hrpA gene encoding ATP-dependent RNA helicase HrpA, with product MNIPRDPSPPPPDRAALEQGRRALDGALSRDRGRLHGLWSRWQGKPGDAGARQAFEQALDASVATRERRRSTVPEVTLDDSLPIAREGERIVELIRNHQVVVIAGETGSGKTTQLPKLCLAAGRGVAGMIGCTQPRRIAARAVARRVAEELKTEVGRGVGFQVRFNDQVGEDTHIKFMTDGILLAEIASDRWLSAYDTIIVDEAHERSLNIDFLLGYLKQLLRKRHDLKVIVTSATIDTERFARHFDDAPVISVEGRTFPVEVRYRALEGEGEQEGERTVNDAIVAAVDEITRLDARGDVLVFLPGEREIRDAHQALERRKYRQTDVLPLYARLSNQDQDRVFNPGPNRRIVLATNVAETSLTVPRIRYVIDPGFARVKRYSPRNKLDRLHIEPISQASANQRKGRCGRIAEGICYRLYAEADFQARAEFTDPEIRRSSLGGVILRMLQLGLGRIEDFPFLEAPDERAIADGWQQLTELGAIDSERRMTAIGKQMARLPVDVKLARMLVAAQAAGCLRPMLVIASFLGIQDPRERPADARGAADAAHAQFADGRSEFVGVLRLWDAYRQAHEDLTQSKLRDWCGRHFLGFLRMREWRELHRQLRLLCEELGWKEEDAEASMAPLLAGSSAPPAARDDAAAAKATRGQLHRAARLAREGKADAAAAPVPVRAQEDRVPAAGGYSERARASAYQTLHRALIAGLPTQIGHRTDKGDFQAPRQRRFLPFPGSALSKRPPPWLLAANLLDTQKVWGMTLAAIEPDWVIAEIPHLLLRKHFDPHWSRAQGQVLASEQISLFGLVLAPKKPVHYGRIEPVEAHDIFVRQGLVSGEINTRAGFVADNLKTLEQAREEEAKLRRAGLVADEDWQARWYLDRVPSDLHSAAGLDAWWKTLPADKRRALHWSLTDLLPGEGSEEDRYPKYFALGDARLPLHYRFEPGAVDDGVTLEVPLHLLNALDPARLSWLAPGFVADKASGLIRSLPKAMRRNYVPAPDFGRAFFEAFPKPTADDVRGELARFLSRATGVAVAALDFDDAALEPHLRMNLRLREDPRGGGEGRVLAESRDLDALRARFGAKAGEAFAARAGRAMAANGLREFPAQAIPHEVPGEAGVPAYPALRDEGDTVALQVFADRAEADAAHPRGVRRLLEIALADKVKQARKQLPVPPKTGLLYAAIESQERLRGDIVDAAMNAVLADGLGAIRDRTAFEQRREEAGKRLFGEAMERLKLAEAILSAVADLKPQLEAPLMGWARGNLDDLRAQLAALVHPGFLRDTPADALAQLPRYVKAMRLRAERAVRDPTRDQSRMLEIKPFVDALAQAVSDGVAGSPDWQALRWDLEELRVSMFAQELGARAGVSPKKLAQRLQALRG